The genome window TGGCAGTTCCGATTTTGTTTGCATTTTCATCAAATACTATTCTTCCTTCAATTGATGTAACCGATTTTGCTGGACCCGACTGAGTCACAGATTCCTGTGAAGTTTGTTGTGGTGGAGCCACTTGTTGTGGTGGAGCCACTTGTTGTGGTGGAGCCACTTGTTGTGGTGGAGCCACTTGTTGTGGTGGAGCCACTTGTTGTGGTTCTAATGGTTTTGCACTTCCAACTTCACTATCTTCATCTTGTTTT of Nitrosopumilus sp. contains these proteins:
- a CDS encoding zinc-ribbon domain-containing protein, with the translated sequence KQDEDSEVGSAKPLEPQQVAPPQQVAPPQQVAPPQQVAPPQQVAPPQQTSQESVTQSGPAKSVTSIEGRIVFDENANKIGTAKQVGIDSTQSMVLVITKEDGTEGSIPWSNIKKIGQIILLGNPEVSQPGKCSNCGFGNKEGAKFCEDCGTKI